GTAGCCTGGGCGTGGGACAAGAAAAACACGGAAAATTACCAGGTTATATGGTATTACGACACCGGTGACGGAATCTGGTTTGTGGGGGAAGATACGACGACCACCTACAAGTACCATGTCTATACCGGACCGTCGAACGCTGTAAAAGTCAGTGTCAAAATCAAACCGATTTCGAAGAAGCATAAGGTAAAAGGAAAAGAGACGAGTTACTGGACCGCAAAATGGTCTACTGGAAAATCGTATTATTTCAGTCATAATCCGCCTACAAAACCGAATGCGCCGACGGTAACGGTTGAGAATTATACACTGACCGCAAGTCTCTCGAACCTCGACATCAACGCAACTGAGATTGAATTCCAGGTTGTCAAAAACGATACCGGGGTATCCAGTACGGGGAAGGCGAAGATTGTAACTTCATCAGCGTCTTATTCATGTCCTATCGCGGCGGGGAATAAATACAAGGTACGTTGTCGGGGACTGAAAAACGGTGTCTATGGCGAATGGTCGGATTACTCTGACAATTACAGCACGATACCGGCTTCCCCACAGCAAATTACATCGTTAAAAGCTCTGTCGTCGACCTCCGTGGCGCTTGATTGGAAAGCGGTTCCCGACTGCACTGGTTATGAAGTTGAGTATACCACGAGCAAATCATACTTCGACAGCAATCCGAATGAGGTAAAGAAAGTCACGATTGAGTCTGTAACTACCCATGCAGAAATCACCGGTCTTGAAAGCGGACAGGAATATTTCTTCCGGGTACGGGCAGTTAATGAGCAGGGAAATTCGTCCTGGAGCGGCATCGAATCGATTGTTATTGGGACAGAGCCGTCTGCCCCGACCACATGGTCATCCACAACAACAGTTATTTCCGGTGAACCGCTGATTTTGTACTGGGTTCACAATAGTGAAGACGGGTCGAGTCAGACGAGTGCGGAACTGGAATTGATTGTGGATGGGGTAGCTACCACCAAGACGATTCATAACGCGACTGATGAAGATGAAAAAGACAAGACGAGTTCCTATACGGTTGATACTTCGGTATATACAGAAGGCTCGACTATCCAGTGGCGTGTGCGGACTGCCGGAATCACAAATGTTTACGGGGAATGGTCGGTCCAGCGTACGGTTGATATTTATGCTCCGGCAACTCTGGAGCTGGTCGTTACGGATGTCAACGGAGCAATAGTCAGCACACTTAATGCATTTCCACTTTATGTGAAAGCGACTGCGGGACCGGCTACACAGACACCACTCAGCTACCATCTGTCAGTAATTGCCGGAAGTTCGTATGAAACGGTAGACCAGATTGGAAACACAAAATACGTGAGCGCCGGTGATGCTGTATATTCGTCGTATTTCGATACGTCTGAAGAATTGCTTGTGGAATTATCCGCGGGAAATATCGACCTGGAGAATAACGTCACTTATACCGTCGAATGTACGGTGGCGATGGATTCCGGGTTGCGTGCGGAGGCAAGTACCTCGTTTGATGTAGCGTGGACCGATGAATTATATGAACCAAATGCTGAGATTACTTACGATGAGGAGACATATGCGGCATATCTGAGACCGTATTGTACGGACGAGGACGAAAATCTGGTAGATGGTGTTACGCTGGCAGTATACCGGAGAGAATACGATGGAGGGTTTGTTGAAATCGCAAAGGGGCTGGAGAACAGCAACAGCACATATGTCACAGACCCGCATCCGTCGCTGGATTATGCCCGATACCGTATCGTAGCCACATCGAAAGCAACCGGAGCAGTGAGCTATTACGATATGCCAGGTTTTCCTATTGGTGAACCCGCCATTATTATACAGTGGGAAGAACAATGGTCGTCTTTTGATGTATCGTCAGAAAACGAAGCAGACGATTCGGAACAGCCGGCATGGTCGGGTTCGCTGGTCAGACTCCCATACAATGTCGATACGTCGGAAAAAGCGGATAAGGATGTTTCACTTGTCGAGTATATAGGAAGGAAGCGCCCCGTCAGCTATTATGGCACACAGATTGGTGAAAGCGAAAATTGGAAAGTTGAGATTGTACGGGGTGACCTGGAGACGTTGTATGCGCTGCGGCGTCTGAAAATCTGGAACGGTGATGTTTATGTGCGGGAGCCATCCGGAAACGGATACTGGGCAAGCATCAGTGTTTCGTTCAGTCAGGCACACTGCGAGCTGACCATACCGGTTAGCATAGACATCGTGCGTGTGGAAGGGGGTGTCTGACATGCCGGACTGGACACAATCGATGGAGCAGTCTTTCGAGTATTATACGGTTGACCCAGGAACCTGGAAAGATATGGAGCGTCTGGATACTGTGAAGAAATGCACTATAAGCCGGGACAGAGAGGCAGACACGCTTGGCTCGGCGAGCATTGATATTGTGGATTCTGTCGGCGAATGCTACGTCCGGGTATATCTCATTACAATTCAAAATGGAGTTACGGAAAGGCATCCGCTTGGCACATTTCTGGTGCAGACCCCATCATCGAGTTTTGATGGAAAGCTTCGGAGCGTCACGATGGATGCATACACTCCACTTCTTGAACTGAAGGAGAACCAGCCGACAATCGGATATTCGATACTGAAGGGTGACAACATTATGGAATCCGCATACAGACTTGTACGGGACAACATACGCGCGCCGGTCGTGAAACCGTCCTGCGACAAAAGTCTGTATGATGATTTTGTGGCGAATACGGATGATAACTGGCTGACATTCAACAGTGATTTGATTGCAAATGCGAAGTACGAATTCGACCTTGATGAACTCGGACGTGTGCTCTTTGCCCCGGTCCAGGATACAGCATCGCTGCAGCCTGTCTGTACGTTTGACGACGGGAACAGCTCCATATTGTATCCCGACATCGATGTTGAGCATGACATGTATGCGATTCCGAATGTTGTCGAGGTCGTATATTCGAGAAGCAATGAGAATTATTATGCGAAGGTGGTTAATGACGACCCGAACAGTCCGGTTTCGACAGTAAATCGCGGAAGAGTTATCGGCTATCGCGTTACTGACCCGGACCTGGCTGGTGACCCGACAGAGGGGCAGATACAGGCATATGCGGAAAGGATACTCCGGGAAGTTTCGACTCTGGAATATACCGTAACATTTTCGCATGGATACCGTGGAAACCGTGTCGGGGATTGTGTGCGGCTTAATTACGAACGGGCGGGACTTATCGATATAAAAGCCAAAACGGTAAGCCAGACGATATACTGCGAGGCTGGCTGCAAAGTTACAGAAAAAGCGGCGTTTACCGTGAAGTTGTGGGGGTGATAGTGGATGGCTTTATCGAACGATTTGATATCGCAGTTTGTTAAAATCACGAATGACGATAAACCTGTGAAAAATGAATCGACCATTTATGGCACCACCGTCAACTACAACGGAGGAATTTATGT
This is a stretch of genomic DNA from Marvinbryantia formatexigens DSM 14469. It encodes these proteins:
- a CDS encoding fibronectin type III domain-containing protein is translated as MATYTVKQGDTLSEIAWKYNSTYNYGSNVTEAYKRLADINDIDNPNLIYVGQVLKLDNPKDSSGNNATVKKTTNTTSSVVTIKQFGLQSGTDRTVFVAWAWDKKNTENYQVIWYYDTGDGIWFVGEDTTTTYKYHVYTGPSNAVKVSVKIKPISKKHKVKGKETSYWTAKWSTGKSYYFSHNPPTKPNAPTVTVENYTLTASLSNLDINATEIEFQVVKNDTGVSSTGKAKIVTSSASYSCPIAAGNKYKVRCRGLKNGVYGEWSDYSDNYSTIPASPQQITSLKALSSTSVALDWKAVPDCTGYEVEYTTSKSYFDSNPNEVKKVTIESVTTHAEITGLESGQEYFFRVRAVNEQGNSSWSGIESIVIGTEPSAPTTWSSTTTVISGEPLILYWVHNSEDGSSQTSAELELIVDGVATTKTIHNATDEDEKDKTSSYTVDTSVYTEGSTIQWRVRTAGITNVYGEWSVQRTVDIYAPATLELVVTDVNGAIVSTLNAFPLYVKATAGPATQTPLSYHLSVIAGSSYETVDQIGNTKYVSAGDAVYSSYFDTSEELLVELSAGNIDLENNVTYTVECTVAMDSGLRAEASTSFDVAWTDELYEPNAEITYDEETYAAYLRPYCTDEDENLVDGVTLAVYRREYDGGFVEIAKGLENSNSTYVTDPHPSLDYARYRIVATSKATGAVSYYDMPGFPIGEPAIIIQWEEQWSSFDVSSENEADDSEQPAWSGSLVRLPYNVDTSEKADKDVSLVEYIGRKRPVSYYGTQIGESENWKVEIVRGDLETLYALRRLKIWNGDVYVREPSGNGYWASISVSFSQAHCELTIPVSIDIVRVEGGV